From one Streptomyces sp. Q6 genomic stretch:
- a CDS encoding glutaredoxin family protein: MSPIFRRSEKKNPQERLVTLIGKPGCHLCDDAQAVIEKVCAEVGAPWEKKDINEDEELYRKYWEQIPVVLIDGAQHDFWRVQEERLRRALIG; the protein is encoded by the coding sequence ATGAGTCCCATTTTTCGCCGGAGCGAGAAGAAGAATCCGCAGGAGCGCCTCGTCACGCTGATCGGCAAGCCGGGGTGCCATCTGTGCGACGACGCACAGGCGGTGATCGAGAAGGTCTGCGCCGAGGTCGGCGCGCCCTGGGAGAAGAAGGACATCAATGAGGACGAGGAGCTGTACCGGAAGTACTGGGAGCAGATCCCGGTCGTCCTGATCGATGGCGCGCAGCACGATTTCTGGCGGGTGCAGGAGGAGCGGCTGCGGCGGGCGCTGATCGGCTAG
- a CDS encoding redox-sensing transcriptional repressor Rex encodes MATGRTHRPATRSRGIPEATVARLPLYLRALTALSERSVPTVSSEELAAAAGVNSAKLRKDFSYLGSYGTRGVGYDVEYLVYQISRELGLTQDWPVVIVGIGNLGAALANYGGFASRGFRVAALIDADPAMAGKPVAGMAVQHTDELEKIIDDNGVSIGVIATPAGAAQQVCDRLVAAGVTSILNFAPTVLSVPDGVDVRKVDLSIELQILAFHEQRKAGEGAIEAAEGAVGVEGPAAKVTKPAAGGGTHRKGPDGDVPAVMPA; translated from the coding sequence GTGGCAACTGGCCGAACTCACCGACCGGCGACCCGCAGCCGAGGCATTCCCGAGGCCACCGTCGCCCGGCTTCCGCTGTACCTCCGAGCCCTCACCGCTCTGTCGGAGCGCTCGGTGCCCACGGTCTCCTCCGAGGAGCTCGCGGCCGCGGCGGGGGTCAACTCCGCGAAGCTGCGCAAGGACTTCTCCTACCTCGGGTCGTACGGGACGCGCGGTGTCGGCTACGACGTCGAGTACCTCGTCTACCAGATCTCGCGCGAGCTCGGCCTCACGCAGGACTGGCCGGTCGTGATCGTCGGTATCGGTAACCTCGGTGCGGCGCTTGCCAATTACGGTGGTTTCGCCTCGCGCGGGTTCCGTGTCGCGGCCCTCATAGACGCGGATCCGGCCATGGCCGGCAAGCCCGTCGCGGGCATGGCCGTGCAGCACACCGATGAGCTGGAAAAGATCATCGACGACAACGGCGTCTCCATCGGCGTCATCGCGACTCCGGCCGGAGCCGCGCAGCAGGTCTGCGACCGGCTCGTCGCCGCCGGTGTCACCTCCATCCTGAACTTCGCGCCGACCGTCCTGTCCGTGCCGGACGGTGTCGACGTACGCAAGGTCGACCTCTCCATCGAGCTCCAGATCCTCGCCTTCCACGAGCAGCGCAAGGCCGGCGAGGGCGCGATCGAGGCCGCCGAGGGCGCCGTCGGCGTCGAGGGGCCCGCCGCCAAGGTCACCAAGCCCGCCGCCGGCGGCGGCACCCACCGCAAGGGACCCGACGGGGACGTGCCCGCCGTGATGCCGGCATGA
- a CDS encoding bifunctional uroporphyrinogen-III C-methyltransferase/uroporphyrinogen-III synthase, producing the protein MSPTTAESTACAPGHVTFLGAGPGDPGLLTLRAVEALTRADVLIAEPEVLDVVRTHAKSGVTVLDADTPGLTAAADEASTAVAVPALRDWANLVMEAARGGKRVVRAVSGDPGLDTYAAEEMLACASEGIDFEVVPGVAAAVGVPAYAGVPLRDAQGADVRFVDARTASDRCWTEVGASDGTVVVSTTLDAVAAAAGELVTAGRKPDTPLSVTVAGTTTRQKTWSATLGTIAQTLKQAKVLPSPEGNRPVIAVVGERSAAARRDQLSWFESKPLFGWRVLVPRTKEQAESLSDQLRSYGAVPHEVPTIAVEPPRTPQQMERAVKGLVTGRYEWIAFTSVNAVKAVREKFEEYGLDARAFAGIKVAAVGEQTANALIAFGVKPDLVPSGEQSAAGLLEDWPPYDPVFDPIDRVFLPRADIATETLVAGLIELGWEVDDVTAYRTVRASPPPADTREAIKGGGFDAVLFTSSSTVRNLVGIAGKPHNVTVIACIGPATAKTAEEHGLRVDVMAPEPSVHKLAAALADFGARRRDAAIEAGDPVTRPSERRPGARRRRAAP; encoded by the coding sequence TTGAGCCCCACCACCGCTGAATCGACCGCCTGCGCACCTGGGCACGTCACCTTCCTGGGTGCCGGTCCCGGTGACCCAGGACTGCTGACCCTACGGGCCGTGGAGGCCCTGACCCGAGCGGATGTGCTGATCGCCGAGCCCGAAGTGCTCGACGTCGTACGCACGCACGCCAAGTCGGGCGTGACCGTGCTGGACGCGGACACGCCGGGGCTCACGGCTGCTGCTGACGAGGCGTCAACTGCCGTCGCGGTCCCGGCTCTGAGGGACTGGGCCAATCTTGTCATGGAGGCCGCGCGGGGCGGCAAGCGGGTCGTGCGTGCGGTCTCCGGGGACCCCGGGCTCGACACGTACGCGGCCGAGGAGATGCTCGCCTGCGCCTCCGAGGGCATCGACTTCGAGGTCGTCCCGGGTGTCGCGGCGGCCGTGGGCGTGCCCGCGTACGCCGGTGTCCCGCTGCGGGACGCGCAGGGCGCGGATGTCCGTTTCGTGGACGCCCGGACCGCCTCCGACCGCTGCTGGACCGAGGTCGGGGCCTCCGACGGCACGGTCGTCGTCTCGACGACGCTCGACGCCGTGGCCGCGGCCGCCGGTGAGCTGGTGACGGCGGGCCGCAAGCCCGACACCCCGCTCTCCGTCACGGTCGCCGGTACGACGACCCGGCAGAAGACGTGGTCGGCGACGCTCGGCACGATCGCGCAGACCCTGAAGCAGGCCAAGGTGCTGCCGTCGCCGGAGGGCAACCGCCCGGTGATAGCCGTGGTCGGTGAGCGCAGTGCCGCCGCCCGGCGCGACCAGCTGTCCTGGTTCGAGTCCAAGCCGCTCTTCGGCTGGCGGGTGCTCGTGCCGCGCACCAAGGAGCAGGCGGAGTCACTCTCCGACCAGCTGCGCTCGTACGGCGCGGTGCCGCACGAGGTGCCGACCATCGCCGTCGAGCCGCCGCGTACGCCGCAGCAGATGGAGCGCGCGGTCAAGGGCCTGGTCACCGGCCGCTACGAGTGGATCGCCTTCACGTCGGTCAACGCGGTGAAGGCCGTCCGCGAGAAGTTCGAGGAGTACGGGCTCGACGCCCGCGCCTTCGCCGGGATCAAGGTCGCGGCGGTGGGCGAGCAGACGGCGAACGCGCTGATCGCGTTCGGCGTCAAGCCGGACCTGGTGCCGAGCGGTGAGCAGAGCGCCGCCGGTCTGCTGGAGGACTGGCCGCCGTACGACCCGGTCTTCGACCCGATCGACCGCGTCTTCCTGCCGCGTGCCGACATCGCGACCGAGACCCTGGTCGCCGGGCTCATCGAGCTGGGCTGGGAGGTCGACGACGTCACGGCGTACCGGACCGTGCGCGCCTCGCCGCCGCCGGCGGACACCCGTGAGGCGATCAAGGGCGGTGGCTTCGACGCCGTGCTGTTCACGTCGTCGAGCACGGTGCGCAACTTGGTCGGTATCGCCGGCAAGCCGCACAACGTGACGGTCATCGCCTGCATCGGCCCGGCCACCGCCAAGACCGCCGAGGAGCACGGCCTGCGGGTCGACGTCATGGCTCCGGAGCCTTCGGTGCACAAGCTGGCCGCCGCGCTCGCCGACTTCGGTGCCCGGCGCAGGGACGCCGCCATCGAGGCGGGCGACCCGGTGACCCGGCCCAGCGAGCGCCGGCCGGGGGCGCGGCGCCGCAGGGCGGCTCCGTAG
- a CDS encoding amidohydrolase family protein has product METSETANAQNALKSTEFPRIISVDDHTVEPPTVWSDRLPKKYLDVGPRIVRAPLKEMTFLGGKFAPVMGEPGDDGPIGDWWVYEDLHRPLTRLDTAVGYDRDEIKLEVITYEQMRKGSYDVPARLADMDVNHVQSALCFPTFPRFCGQTFTEASDRELGLLGVRAYNDWMVEEWCGPEARGRLIPLTLIPLWDAELAAAEVRRNAARGVRAVAFSEIPPHLGLPSVHTDAWDPFLAACDETGTVIAMHIGSSSKMPSTSPDAPPAVGSTITFANCCFSMVDWLMSGKFERFPNLRIMYAEGQIGWIPYILERADVVWEENRGWGGVADKVMKPPSEYFADHVYGCFFDDAFGLKNLDAIGVANVLYETDYPHSDSTWPKSKEVGEAQMGHLAPDLVERIVRGNAIELLGLNADGLWAP; this is encoded by the coding sequence ATGGAGACTTCGGAGACCGCCAACGCCCAGAACGCCCTGAAATCGACCGAGTTCCCGCGCATCATCTCCGTCGACGACCACACCGTCGAACCGCCCACCGTGTGGTCCGACCGGCTGCCGAAGAAGTACCTCGACGTCGGTCCCCGTATCGTCCGCGCACCCCTGAAGGAAATGACCTTTCTCGGGGGAAAGTTCGCACCCGTCATGGGCGAGCCCGGGGACGACGGGCCCATCGGCGACTGGTGGGTCTACGAGGATCTGCACCGGCCGCTGACCCGGCTGGACACCGCCGTCGGCTACGACAGGGACGAGATCAAGCTGGAGGTGATCACGTACGAGCAGATGCGGAAGGGGTCGTACGACGTCCCCGCCCGGCTGGCCGACATGGACGTCAACCATGTGCAGTCCGCCCTGTGCTTCCCCACCTTCCCGCGCTTCTGCGGGCAGACCTTCACCGAGGCGTCGGACCGCGAGCTCGGGCTGCTCGGGGTGCGCGCCTACAACGACTGGATGGTCGAGGAGTGGTGCGGTCCCGAGGCCCGGGGGCGGCTGATCCCGCTCACCCTCATCCCCCTGTGGGACGCCGAGCTCGCCGCCGCCGAGGTGCGCAGGAACGCCGCCCGGGGGGTCCGCGCCGTCGCCTTCTCCGAGATACCGCCGCACCTCGGGCTGCCCAGCGTCCACACCGACGCCTGGGACCCGTTCCTCGCCGCCTGTGACGAGACCGGGACCGTCATCGCCATGCACATCGGCAGCAGCAGCAAGATGCCGAGCACCTCGCCCGACGCGCCGCCCGCCGTCGGCTCCACCATCACCTTCGCCAACTGCTGTTTCTCCATGGTGGACTGGCTCATGAGCGGCAAGTTCGAGCGGTTCCCGAACCTGCGGATCATGTACGCCGAGGGGCAGATCGGCTGGATTCCCTACATCCTGGAGCGCGCCGATGTGGTGTGGGAGGAGAACCGCGGCTGGGGCGGCGTCGCCGACAAGGTCATGAAGCCGCCGAGCGAGTACTTCGCCGACCACGTCTACGGCTGCTTCTTCGACGACGCCTTCGGCCTGAAGAACCTCGACGCCATCGGGGTCGCCAACGTCCTCTACGAGACCGACTATCCGCACTCCGACTCCACCTGGCCGAAGTCCAAGGAGGTCGGCGAGGCGCAGATGGGGCACCTCGCGCCGGACCTCGTCGAGCGGATCGTGCGCGGAAACGCCATCGAGCTGCTCGGGCTGAACGCCGACGGGCTCTGGGCTCCGTGA
- a CDS encoding TIGR03619 family F420-dependent LLM class oxidoreductase: MASLAYGMQLPVQSQSTIYAESWEAAAGPGDLVEIARAADRGGFAYVACCDHVAIPRRLADAMSTTWYDPVATLAYLAAATERVRLLSHVAVVGLRHPLISAKQYATLDHLSGGRLILGVGAGHVQEEFEAVGADFARRGAVLDETIDALRAALGADEFPTHKGEFYAFEGLGQRPRPAQARVPVWVGGSSAPAVRRAALKGDGWLPQGDPRDRLPRQIEKVRRLRAEAGVEAPIVVGAITEPLYVGAPTWDVGRRTLSGDPEAIAESLRAYAAMGVHQIQVRFRSRERAELVDQITAFAAEVAPHLNQ, from the coding sequence ATGGCGTCACTCGCGTATGGGATGCAGCTTCCGGTCCAGTCGCAGAGCACCATCTACGCCGAATCGTGGGAGGCGGCCGCGGGGCCCGGCGACCTCGTCGAGATCGCCCGCGCCGCCGACCGGGGCGGCTTCGCGTACGTGGCCTGCTGCGACCACGTCGCCATTCCGCGCCGGCTGGCCGACGCCATGTCGACCACCTGGTACGACCCCGTCGCCACGCTCGCCTACCTCGCCGCCGCCACCGAGCGCGTCCGGCTGCTGAGCCATGTCGCGGTCGTCGGGCTGCGGCATCCGCTGATCTCCGCCAAGCAGTACGCGACCCTCGACCACCTGAGCGGCGGGCGGCTGATCCTCGGGGTCGGGGCCGGGCACGTCCAGGAGGAGTTCGAGGCGGTCGGGGCGGACTTCGCGCGGCGCGGGGCGGTGCTCGACGAGACGATCGACGCGCTGCGGGCCGCGCTCGGCGCCGACGAGTTCCCCACGCACAAGGGCGAGTTCTACGCCTTCGAGGGGCTCGGGCAGCGGCCCAGGCCCGCGCAGGCGCGGGTGCCGGTCTGGGTCGGCGGGTCCTCCGCGCCCGCCGTGCGCCGGGCCGCGCTCAAGGGTGACGGATGGCTGCCGCAGGGCGACCCGCGCGACCGGCTCCCGCGGCAGATCGAGAAGGTCAGGCGGCTGCGCGCCGAGGCCGGTGTCGAGGCGCCGATCGTCGTCGGGGCCATCACCGAGCCGCTCTACGTCGGCGCGCCCACCTGGGACGTGGGGCGGCGCACCCTGTCCGGCGACCCCGAGGCCATCGCCGAGTCGCTGCGCGCGTACGCCGCGATGGGTGTCCATCAGATCCAGGTCCGCTTCCGCAGCCGGGAGCGCGCCGAACTCGTCGACCAGATCACGGCGTTCGCCGCCGAGGTCGCTCCGCACCTCAACCAGTAG
- the hemB gene encoding porphobilinogen synthase: MTRYGSFPGSRPRRLRTTPVMRRMVAETRLHPADLILPAFVREGIAEPVEIGSMPGVYQHTRDSLKKAAVEAVEAGVSGIMLFGVPLDEKKDGAGTDGTDPDGILQVALRDVRAEVGDDLIVMSDLCLDEFTDHGHCGVLDADGRVDNDATLERYAEMAQVQADAGAHVVGPSGMMDGQIGVVRDALDQIGREDVAVLAYTAKYSSAFYGPFREAVGSSLRGDRKTYQQDPANARESLRELALDLEEGADMVMVKPAGPYLDILARVAAESDVPVAAYQISGEYAMIEAAAQRGWIDRDKAIFESLTGIKRAGASMILTYWATEVARQL, from the coding sequence GTGACTCGGTACGGCTCTTTCCCCGGTTCGCGGCCCCGGCGGCTGCGCACGACTCCCGTGATGCGGCGCATGGTCGCCGAGACGCGACTGCATCCGGCCGACCTGATCCTCCCGGCGTTCGTGCGGGAGGGGATCGCGGAGCCGGTGGAGATCGGTTCCATGCCGGGCGTGTACCAGCACACCCGTGACTCGCTGAAGAAGGCGGCCGTCGAGGCCGTCGAGGCGGGGGTCTCCGGGATCATGCTGTTCGGCGTGCCGCTGGACGAGAAGAAGGACGGGGCCGGTACGGACGGCACCGACCCGGACGGGATCCTCCAGGTCGCGCTGCGCGACGTACGGGCCGAGGTCGGGGACGACCTCATCGTCATGTCGGACCTGTGCCTCGACGAGTTCACCGACCACGGGCACTGTGGGGTGCTGGACGCGGACGGCCGGGTCGACAACGACGCCACCCTGGAGCGGTACGCCGAGATGGCGCAGGTGCAGGCGGACGCGGGCGCCCACGTGGTGGGTCCCTCGGGGATGATGGACGGTCAGATCGGCGTCGTCCGCGACGCGTTGGACCAGATCGGCCGTGAGGACGTCGCGGTCCTCGCCTACACGGCGAAGTACTCGTCGGCGTTCTACGGGCCGTTCCGCGAGGCCGTCGGCTCGTCGCTGCGGGGCGACCGCAAGACGTACCAGCAGGACCCGGCCAACGCCCGTGAGTCGCTGCGGGAGTTGGCGCTCGACCTGGAGGAGGGCGCCGACATGGTCATGGTCAAGCCGGCGGGTCCCTACCTCGACATCCTGGCGCGGGTGGCCGCCGAGTCGGACGTGCCGGTGGCCGCGTACCAGATCAGTGGCGAGTACGCGATGATCGAGGCGGCGGCGCAGCGCGGCTGGATCGACCGGGACAAGGCGATCTTCGAGTCGCTGACCGGCATCAAGCGGGCCGGCGCGAGCATGATCCTGACGTACTGGGCCACCGAGGTCGCGCGGCAGCTCTGA
- a CDS encoding DUF4232 domain-containing protein has product MRAQKTALAALALVAGLSLTACQGNDDAAGSSDSGSSAPSSSTPSSSAPSSSAPSDGSGSAGGSNAADQSSTSGGGDSDEGSGGGQINTGPCKTANLAFSTSHGMGEGDLLVSLRNTGDACYLKGFPGVDLKADSGPGGISAARSDVAAPSVVLKNGETTRFTLHTPRNDTGGSGLTITQIVVTPPNETHSKTLPVTLNLPVTNSPSEAGVTVDPVGTGKQ; this is encoded by the coding sequence ATGCGTGCTCAGAAGACCGCCCTCGCCGCCCTGGCCCTCGTCGCGGGCCTCTCGCTCACCGCCTGCCAGGGCAACGACGACGCCGCCGGAAGCAGCGACTCCGGCTCCTCGGCACCCTCCTCCTCCACGCCGTCCTCCTCCGCCCCGTCCTCCTCCGCCCCGTCCGACGGCTCCGGCAGCGCCGGCGGCAGCAACGCCGCCGACCAGAGCTCCACGAGCGGCGGCGGCGACAGTGACGAGGGCAGCGGCGGCGGCCAGATCAACACCGGCCCCTGCAAGACCGCGAACCTCGCCTTCAGCACCTCCCACGGCATGGGCGAGGGCGACCTCCTGGTCAGCCTCAGGAACACCGGCGACGCCTGCTACCTCAAGGGCTTCCCGGGCGTCGACCTCAAGGCCGACAGCGGCCCCGGCGGCATCAGCGCCGCGCGCAGCGACGTCGCCGCCCCGAGCGTCGTCCTGAAGAACGGCGAGACGACCCGCTTCACTCTGCACACCCCGCGCAACGACACCGGCGGCTCCGGCCTGACGATCACCCAGATCGTCGTCACGCCGCCCAACGAGACGCACTCCAAGACCCTGCCGGTCACCCTCAACCTCCCCGTCACGAACTCCCCCTCCGAAGCGGGCGTCACCGTCGACCCCGTCGGCACGGGCAAGCAGTAA
- a CDS encoding winged helix DNA-binding domain-containing protein, which produces MEITALALNRSTLARQLLLERAALPVEDVVKRVVALQAQQPASPYVALWNRVAGFEAAALDALYADFRVVKSTLMRITLHAVHADDYREFRAAVEPTVRGARLRDRRFTASGLTETDAAALLPELLSLAERPCGARELGEWLAGRAGVDAVAVRPAWRMLRQWAPLWHAPVAGAPWGFTSDSRQGFVAARGALPDLADARAVEAGLGALIRRYLEGFGPASVADMAQFGLVQKGRVRAALGADLVELAGPGGQVFYDVPGRDLPAEDVPAPPRLMAMWDSVLLAYADRGRVVPPEYRKHVTRVNGDVLPTVLVDGYVAGVWRTVDGGGVEVGAFRPLPAAVWEALEEEARGLRRLLGERDETAYRRYDHWWAKGLPVAETRLFA; this is translated from the coding sequence ATGGAGATCACCGCGCTGGCACTCAACAGGTCAACCCTGGCACGGCAGTTGCTCCTCGAACGGGCCGCGCTGCCGGTCGAGGACGTGGTGAAGCGGGTTGTCGCGCTCCAGGCGCAGCAGCCCGCTTCGCCGTACGTGGCCCTGTGGAACCGGGTGGCGGGGTTCGAGGCGGCGGCGCTGGACGCGCTGTACGCGGACTTCCGGGTCGTGAAGTCGACGCTGATGCGGATCACGCTGCACGCGGTGCACGCCGACGACTACCGGGAGTTCCGGGCGGCGGTGGAGCCGACGGTGCGCGGGGCCCGGCTGCGGGACCGCCGGTTCACGGCGTCGGGTCTGACGGAGACCGACGCGGCGGCGCTGCTCCCCGAGTTGCTGTCGCTCGCCGAACGCCCGTGTGGAGCTCGGGAGTTGGGGGAGTGGCTTGCCGGGCGCGCGGGTGTGGACGCGGTGGCGGTGCGGCCCGCGTGGCGGATGCTGCGGCAGTGGGCGCCGCTGTGGCACGCGCCGGTGGCGGGGGCGCCCTGGGGCTTCACGTCGGACAGCCGGCAGGGGTTCGTGGCGGCGCGGGGCGCGCTGCCCGACCTCGCGGACGCGCGGGCCGTGGAGGCGGGGCTCGGCGCGCTGATCCGCCGCTATCTGGAGGGCTTCGGCCCGGCGTCGGTGGCGGACATGGCCCAGTTCGGGCTCGTACAGAAGGGGCGGGTGCGGGCGGCGCTCGGGGCGGACCTGGTGGAGCTGGCCGGGCCGGGAGGGCAGGTCTTCTACGACGTACCCGGCAGGGACCTCCCCGCCGAGGACGTGCCGGCGCCGCCCCGGCTGATGGCGATGTGGGACAGCGTGCTCCTGGCGTACGCCGACCGGGGCCGGGTCGTGCCGCCCGAGTACCGCAAGCACGTGACCCGGGTGAACGGGGACGTGCTGCCGACGGTCCTGGTGGACGGGTATGTCGCCGGGGTGTGGCGCACGGTCGACGGGGGCGGTGTGGAGGTGGGGGCGTTCCGGCCGCTGCCCGCCGCGGTGTGGGAGGCGCTGGAGGAGGAGGCGCGCGGGTTGCGGCGGCTGCTCGGGGAGCGGGACGAGACGGCGTACCGGCGCTATGACCACTGGTGGGCGAAGGGCCTGCCGGTGGCGGAGACGCGGCTGTTCGCCTGA
- a CDS encoding HAD-IB family hydrolase: protein MAALGWLTPRRRSATARSVLAGEASAEAARKSSQELEEQQALDQAAEEPEFPVVGDDKAAAFFDLDNTVMQGAAIFHFGRGLYKRKFFQRRELTRFAWQQAWFRLAGVEDPEHMQDARDSALSIVKGHRVSELMSIGEEIYDEYMAERIWPGTRALAQAHLDAGQKVWLVTAAPVEIATVIARRLGLTGALGTVAESIGGVYTGKLVGEPLHGPAKAEAVRALASAEGLELGRCAAYSDSHNDIPMLSLVGHPYAINPDAKLRKYAREREWRLRDYRTGRKAAKVGIPAAAGVGAVAGGTAAAIALHRRRR, encoded by the coding sequence ATGGCCGCTCTCGGATGGCTCACACCCCGTAGGCGCTCCGCCACCGCGCGGAGCGTGCTGGCAGGCGAGGCCTCGGCCGAGGCCGCCCGCAAGTCCTCCCAGGAGCTGGAGGAGCAGCAGGCGCTCGACCAGGCCGCCGAGGAACCGGAGTTCCCGGTCGTCGGCGACGACAAGGCCGCCGCCTTCTTCGACCTGGACAACACCGTCATGCAGGGCGCCGCGATCTTCCACTTCGGGCGCGGCCTCTACAAGCGGAAGTTCTTCCAGCGCCGTGAACTGACCAGGTTCGCCTGGCAGCAGGCCTGGTTCAGGCTCGCCGGTGTCGAGGACCCCGAGCACATGCAGGACGCCCGCGACAGCGCGCTGTCCATCGTCAAGGGCCACCGGGTCTCCGAGCTGATGTCCATCGGCGAGGAGATCTACGACGAGTACATGGCGGAGCGGATCTGGCCCGGCACCCGCGCCCTCGCCCAGGCCCACCTGGACGCGGGCCAGAAGGTCTGGCTGGTCACCGCCGCACCCGTGGAGATCGCCACGGTCATCGCCCGCCGCCTCGGCCTGACCGGCGCCCTCGGCACGGTCGCCGAGTCCATCGGCGGCGTCTACACGGGCAAGCTCGTCGGCGAGCCCCTGCACGGCCCCGCGAAGGCGGAGGCCGTCCGGGCGCTGGCGTCGGCGGAGGGCCTGGAGCTCGGCCGCTGCGCCGCGTACAGCGACTCCCACAACGACATCCCGATGCTCTCGCTCGTCGGGCACCCGTACGCCATCAACCCCGACGCGAAGCTGCGCAAGTACGCGCGCGAGCGGGAGTGGCGCCTGCGGGACTACCGCACCGGCCGCAAGGCCGCGAAGGTGGGCATCCCCGCCGCGGCCGGAGTCGGCGCGGTCGCGGGCGGCACGGCGGCGGCGATCGCCCTGCACCGCCGCCGGCGCTGA
- the hemC gene encoding hydroxymethylbilane synthase, whose translation MTAERALRLGTRRSKLAMTQSGHVAEAVRQLTGREVELVEITSYGDVNRAHISQIGGTGIFVTALRDALESGEIDFAVHSLKDLPTAQPDGLTLAAIPEREDPRDVLIARDGLTFIELAAQSPTGAARVGTGSLRRMAQLNAYAKSHGLRIETVPIRGNIDTRIGYVHKGELDAVVLAAAGLNRIGRSGEVTDFLSTDIVLPAPGQGALAVECTARNGELAATLAELDDPVTRVAVTAERALLAALEAGCSAPVGALADLLADGQIVKEMRLRGVVGSADGSELVQLSTTGPVPSSEDEALALGRELAAEMLAKGAAGLMGERAL comes from the coding sequence ATGACAGCCGAGAGAGCACTGAGGCTGGGCACCAGGCGCAGCAAGCTGGCCATGACCCAGTCCGGGCATGTCGCCGAAGCCGTACGCCAGTTGACCGGCCGCGAGGTCGAGCTCGTGGAGATCACCTCGTACGGTGACGTGAACCGCGCGCACATCTCGCAGATCGGCGGCACCGGGATCTTCGTCACCGCGCTGCGCGACGCGCTGGAGAGCGGTGAGATCGACTTCGCGGTGCACTCCCTCAAGGACCTGCCGACCGCGCAGCCCGACGGTCTTACGCTGGCCGCGATCCCGGAGCGCGAGGACCCGCGCGACGTACTGATCGCCCGCGACGGACTGACGTTCATCGAGCTGGCCGCCCAGTCCCCGACGGGGGCCGCCAGGGTGGGCACCGGTTCGCTGCGGCGCATGGCGCAGCTCAACGCGTACGCGAAGAGCCACGGCCTGCGGATCGAGACCGTGCCGATCCGGGGGAACATCGACACCCGCATCGGTTACGTACACAAGGGGGAGCTGGACGCCGTCGTTCTCGCGGCGGCCGGGCTCAACCGCATCGGGCGGAGCGGAGAAGTGACCGACTTCCTCTCCACCGACATCGTCCTGCCCGCCCCCGGTCAGGGGGCACTGGCAGTCGAGTGCACCGCCAGGAACGGTGAACTCGCCGCCACGCTCGCCGAGCTGGACGACCCGGTCACCCGGGTCGCCGTGACCGCCGAGCGAGCCCTGCTCGCCGCCCTGGAGGCCGGCTGCAGCGCACCTGTGGGTGCGTTGGCCGACCTGCTGGCCGACGGGCAGATTGTCAAGGAAATGCGCCTGCGCGGCGTCGTCGGTTCCGCCGACGGCTCCGAGCTCGTGCAGCTGTCCACCACCGGTCCCGTGCCCTCGTCCGAGGACGAGGCGCTGGCTCTCGGGCGCGAACTCGCCGCCGAGATGCTGGCCAAGGGTGCGGCCGGTCTGATGGGGGAGCGAGCACTTTGA
- a CDS encoding ECF subfamily RNA polymerase sigma factor, BldN family, giving the protein MFQHVGVDASGLATLRATVVDRLRGFVPTAYAVPALAVAAPAVAGPAGPCFAMADSGAATVGRRARSGAAGASSTSTARRPAADSDSARMMDLVERAQGGEADAFGRLYDQYSDTVYRYIYYRVGGKATAEDLTSETFLRALRRIGTFTWQGRDFGAWLVTIARNLVADHFKSSRFRLEVTTGEMLDANEVERSPEDSVLESLSNAALLDAVRRLNPQQQECVTLRFLQGLSVAETARVMGKNEGAIKTLQYRAVRTLARLLPEDTR; this is encoded by the coding sequence GTGTTTCAACACGTCGGGGTTGACGCCTCGGGCCTGGCTACGCTGCGCGCAACGGTCGTAGACCGCTTGCGCGGCTTCGTCCCCACCGCGTACGCCGTCCCCGCCCTCGCCGTCGCCGCGCCTGCCGTGGCCGGCCCTGCCGGTCCGTGCTTCGCCATGGCCGACTCCGGTGCCGCCACGGTCGGCAGACGCGCACGCTCCGGGGCCGCCGGAGCCTCGAGCACGTCCACCGCCCGCCGGCCCGCCGCGGACAGCGACAGCGCCCGCATGATGGATCTGGTCGAGCGCGCCCAAGGCGGCGAAGCCGATGCCTTCGGGCGCCTGTACGACCAGTACAGCGACACCGTCTACCGCTACATCTACTACCGCGTCGGCGGGAAGGCGACGGCCGAGGACCTCACCAGCGAGACCTTTCTGCGTGCCCTGCGCCGCATCGGGACCTTCACCTGGCAGGGCCGTGACTTCGGCGCCTGGCTGGTCACGATCGCGCGCAACCTGGTCGCGGACCACTTCAAGTCGAGCCGCTTCCGTCTGGAAGTGACCACGGGCGAGATGCTCGACGCCAACGAGGTGGAGCGTTCCCCCGAGGACTCCGTCCTGGAGTCCCTGTCGAACGCGGCACTCCTCGACGCCGTACGCAGGCTGAATCCGCAGCAGCAGGAGTGCGTCACGCTGCGCTTCCTGCAAGGCCTGTCCGTCGCCGAGACCGCCCGCGTGATGGGCAAGAACGAAGGCGCGATCAAAACCCTTCAGTACCGGGCCGTGCGCACCCTGGCCCGACTGCTGCCGGAAGACACACGCTGA